In Zingiber officinale cultivar Zhangliang chromosome 11B, Zo_v1.1, whole genome shotgun sequence, a single window of DNA contains:
- the LOC122034189 gene encoding uncharacterized protein LOC122034189: protein MGSEGLFKRGWKLFQSKKQPFSRIRVAAGSTRERLLFLFERHWPLIYRLCLAAARFLLRFLSQWRECAVGGLRSVFILGPTALFVILWSFFLCLASTTSVLYVLLSLAAASVAIHYLGFTPGLFIVGHYGILIMWIYGYFWMTAIVLITAGYMFSLNRAWFLTLLATAYSVYSVYTRVGLLGVFLSLNLSFISNDILNKLHQRYNYTDESIQIEEQKDSEPVVEDFSIDTEYSTPITEPEDVACSKSACSTPEVSSITNIHKDASPSKVVVVEASSLVEMRRIISCSNHYEVLGFLRNINIDPKILKKEYHKKVLLVHPDKNLGAGSSLACESFDKLKCAYEVLSDLTKKKNYDEQLRKEESGRVCQRSSTASQKGGVEYRSEESRRIECTKCGNSHIWICTNRNKARARWCQDCFQCHQAKDGDGWVESRRSTNIVSPLKMEIPRAFVCAESKIFDVSEWAICQGMSCKPNTHGPTFHVNMVGLDRTGLRSNPSRYPWGLDAEMITKDYEFELWIQQAFASGIFSESPKRRKSWPFKFNQKGIKSWRKSP from the exons ATGGGCAGCGAAGGCTTGTTTAAGCGAGGCTGGAAACTGTTCCAATCAAAGAAGCAACCCTTTTCGAGAATCCGAGTTGCTGCTGGCTCCACCAGAGAGAGGCTGTTGTTTCTATTTGAGCGTCACTGGCCGCTGATCTATCGATTGTGCCTGGCTGCTGCTAGGTTTCTTCTTAGGTTTTTGTCGCAGTGGAGGGAATGTGCTGTGGGAGGTCTGAGGTCCGTGTTTATTTTGGGTCCAACAGCTCTATTCGTCATTTTGTGGAGTTTCTTCCTTTGCTTGGCTTCAACAACATCAGTACTTTATGtgcttctgagtctg GCTGCTGCTTCTGTAGCCATTCACTACTTGGGCTTTACACCTGGACTTTTTATTGTTGGGCATTATGGAATTTTGATCATGTGGATCTATGGATACTTCTGGATGACGGCAATTGTATTAATAACTGCAG GTTACATGTTCTCACTTAATCGGGCATGGTTCTTGACCTTGTTGGCAACTGCATATTCTGTTTATTCTGTCTATACCCGGGTTGGATTACTAGGAGTTTTCCTGTCGTTAAACCTTTCTTTCATCTCTAATGATATTTTAAATAAGTTGCATCAAAGATACAACTATACTGATGAAAGCATACAAATAGAAGAGCAAAAGGATTCAGAACCAGTCGTGGAAGACTTCTCTATTGACACTGAATATTCTACCCCAATAACTGAACCTGAAGATGTGGCATGTTCTAAATCAGCTTGCAGCACACCGGAGGTATCTAGTATTACAAATATTCACAAGGATGCTTCCCCTAGCAAGGTTGTTGTAGTTGAAGCATCTTCGTTGGTTGAGATGAGGAGGATAATTAGCTGTTCAAACCATTATGAAGTTCTGGGTTTTCTTAGGAACATAAATATTGATCCTAAGATACTAAAGAAGGAATACCATAAAAAG GTTTTGCTTGTGCACCCTGACAAAAATTTAGGAGCTGGAAGTTCACTAGCATGCGAGTCCTTCGACAAGCTCAAGTGCGCATATGAG GTTCTTTCAGATTTAACtaagaagaaaaattatgatGAACAATTGAGGAAGGAAGAATCTGGCAGGGTGTGCCAGAGATCTTCCACTGCATCTCAGAAG GGAGGGGTTGAGTACCGTTCTGAAGAATCCAGGCGTATTGAGTGCACAAAGTGTGGAAATTCTCATATATGGATATGCACTAATCGAAATAAAGCTAGGGCAAGGTGGTGTCAG GATTGCTTTCAGTGCCATCAAGCTAAAGATGGAGATGGTTGGGTAGAAAGTCGGCGCTCAACAAATATAGTTTCACCTCTGAAG ATGGAAATACCACGAGCCTTTGTGTGTGCAGAGAGCAAGATATTCGATGTATCTGAATGGGCAATTTGTCAG GGAATGTCTTGCAAGCCTAATACTCATGGACCAACCTTTCATGTGAATATGGTTGGTTTGGACAGGACAGGGCTACGATCCAATCCTTCTAGATATCCATGGGGATTAGATGCTGAGATGATCACAAAGGACT